Proteins encoded within one genomic window of Halocatena marina:
- a CDS encoding AMP-binding protein, translating to MSDTQSVDDIVYEPDQAFVDSTNVYEFMQTYGIEDYDALIERSQDVEWFWDVLVDYLDIEFYEEYDQVRDDTDGPQFTEWYPGSSINIAHNVLDRHAALESGNRNAVATIWEGEDGTVREITYHELHRQSNRVANALVERGIEKGDTVGLYMPMVPEVVSILYGCFKVGAIAVPIFSGFGLDATATRIEDAACSVLFTADGFLRRGSDIILKDTADGAIEQAGAVEHTIVYDRLGADVPWDDARDEWWDDAVAPCSDTFETRELDADAESMLLYSSGTTGTPKGIVHTHAGVQMQCAKEIYFGFDHKDHDRFFWVSDIGWMMGPWTLIGNHTFGGTIFIYEGAPDYPNPDRFWQMIDRHSLSVFGISPTAIRALRKKGDEWLSGHDLSSVRLLGSTGEPWDPESWQWFFENIGRGETPIINISGGTEICGCFLMPLPGMSLKPCTLGKPGLGMDVDIVNSNSESVIEDNERGFLVARDSCPSMTKSLWSGDERYLNEYWSTFEDPPMWDHGDWAQMDEDGFWFLHGRADDALNVAGRKVGPAEVEGALMDSDRVNQAVAVGASDETTGTAVIAYVIVDAESEEHDELREELREQVGDKLGKPFRPREVLFVDAFPKTQSGKIIRRAIESVYNDEDLGDLSSIENPEALDEVEEAR from the coding sequence ATGAGCGACACGCAATCGGTGGACGACATCGTTTACGAGCCCGATCAGGCGTTCGTCGACTCGACGAACGTCTACGAGTTCATGCAGACGTACGGGATCGAGGACTACGATGCACTCATCGAGCGCAGTCAGGATGTCGAGTGGTTTTGGGATGTTTTAGTCGACTATCTCGACATCGAGTTCTACGAGGAATACGATCAGGTTCGTGATGATACCGACGGTCCGCAGTTCACCGAATGGTATCCCGGTAGTAGTATTAACATCGCGCATAACGTGCTGGACCGGCACGCTGCCCTCGAAAGTGGGAACCGGAACGCTGTCGCTACCATCTGGGAAGGGGAGGATGGAACCGTCCGAGAAATCACGTATCACGAACTGCACCGGCAGTCGAACCGAGTGGCAAACGCGCTGGTCGAGCGGGGCATCGAGAAAGGCGATACCGTCGGTCTCTACATGCCGATGGTGCCCGAGGTCGTATCGATTTTGTACGGCTGTTTCAAAGTGGGAGCCATCGCAGTTCCCATCTTCTCCGGATTCGGTCTCGATGCTACTGCCACGCGTATCGAGGATGCTGCGTGTTCGGTTCTGTTCACGGCCGATGGCTTTCTCAGACGAGGGAGCGATATCATCCTGAAAGACACTGCTGATGGGGCTATCGAGCAGGCTGGAGCGGTCGAGCACACCATCGTTTACGACCGGCTCGGTGCTGATGTTCCGTGGGACGATGCGCGTGATGAGTGGTGGGACGACGCCGTCGCTCCTTGTTCCGATACGTTCGAAACGCGAGAACTCGATGCAGACGCAGAGTCGATGTTGTTGTATTCCTCGGGAACGACGGGCACACCAAAGGGCATCGTTCACACCCACGCGGGCGTCCAGATGCAGTGTGCAAAAGAGATCTACTTCGGATTCGATCACAAGGACCACGACCGGTTTTTCTGGGTGTCAGATATCGGCTGGATGATGGGTCCGTGGACGCTCATTGGCAACCACACGTTCGGAGGAACGATTTTCATCTACGAGGGGGCACCTGACTACCCCAATCCCGATCGATTCTGGCAGATGATCGATCGCCACTCGCTCTCTGTGTTCGGTATTTCTCCGACTGCCATACGTGCGCTCCGAAAGAAAGGCGACGAGTGGCTATCGGGCCACGATCTCTCTTCAGTACGGCTGCTCGGTTCGACCGGTGAGCCGTGGGATCCAGAGTCGTGGCAGTGGTTCTTCGAGAACATTGGTCGGGGTGAGACACCGATCATCAACATCTCAGGCGGAACCGAGATCTGTGGTTGTTTCCTTATGCCGCTTCCTGGTATGTCGCTCAAGCCCTGTACCCTCGGAAAACCTGGTCTCGGGATGGATGTCGACATCGTGAACTCGAACAGTGAAAGCGTCATCGAGGATAACGAGCGAGGCTTTCTCGTCGCGCGCGACTCGTGTCCCTCGATGACGAAATCACTCTGGTCGGGTGATGAGCGCTACCTCAATGAGTACTGGTCGACGTTCGAGGATCCTCCGATGTGGGATCACGGCGATTGGGCACAGATGGACGAAGACGGGTTCTGGTTCCTCCACGGTCGAGCCGACGATGCACTCAATGTGGCGGGACGCAAAGTTGGTCCGGCCGAAGTGGAGGGTGCGCTTATGGACAGCGATCGAGTCAATCAAGCCGTCGCCGTCGGCGCATCCGACGAAACGACGGGAACAGCTGTCATCGCGTACGTCATCGTGGATGCGGAAAGCGAGGAACACGATGAACTACGAGAGGAACTACGCGAGCAGGTCGGTGATAAGCTCGGGAAACCGTTCCGACCACGTGAAGTGCTGTTTGTCGATGCGTTCCCAAAAACTCAATCCGGTAAAATCATCCGTCGAGCCATCGAATCCGTCTACAACGACGAAGATCTCGGCGATTTATCGAGCATTGAGAACCCCGAAGCACTGGACGAAGTCGAGGAAGCACGATAG
- a CDS encoding GNAT family N-acetyltransferase: MYVRDAKNREEVWLLDHIEGMGLDETTFRSRDYVIAIDERSNEKAGFGRIRLHKTGGETERIPSGQGTGGEICELTSIGVLGSWRQQGVGAHVIERLVETAADQEFETVYSLTDEPNYLAQFGFSTIEATELPAVLQERLEEKRESLAPEAVPMQISVDAFEMPTRLRERFKHASEQPTEDESEESSEDFGIDSESATYKYDTGR; this comes from the coding sequence ATGTACGTCCGGGACGCGAAAAACCGCGAGGAGGTCTGGTTACTCGACCACATCGAGGGGATGGGGCTTGATGAGACCACGTTCCGGTCGCGCGATTACGTCATCGCTATCGACGAGCGGTCGAACGAGAAGGCGGGATTCGGACGGATTCGGCTCCACAAAACCGGCGGAGAGACAGAGCGAATTCCCAGCGGACAGGGCACCGGTGGTGAGATCTGTGAACTCACGAGTATCGGCGTGCTCGGTTCGTGGCGACAGCAGGGCGTCGGCGCACACGTCATCGAACGCCTCGTCGAGACGGCTGCGGACCAAGAATTCGAGACGGTGTACTCACTGACCGACGAGCCGAACTACCTCGCACAGTTCGGGTTCTCCACCATCGAGGCGACAGAACTGCCAGCGGTTCTCCAAGAGCGACTCGAAGAAAAACGCGAATCATTGGCTCCCGAGGCGGTTCCGATGCAGATCAGTGTCGATGCGTTCGAGATGCCAACCCGACTCCGCGAACGGTTCAAACACGCCTCCGAGCAACCAACTGAAGACGAATCAGAGGAAAGTTCCGAAGATTTCGGCATCGACAGCGAATCAGCAACGTACAAATACGATACTGGACGGTGA
- a CDS encoding methylmalonyl-CoA mutase — MFDEDDLQSIREGREEWEDETLQPTLDRFGERKEEFTTDTGGHEVDPLYTPDDISDLDYRDDIGYPGEEPYTRGVYPTMYRGRLWTMRQYAGFSTAEKTNDRFHYLLDEGQTGLSMAFDLPTQMGYDSDAEMAAGEVGKSGVAIDSLYDMETVFDGIPLDEVSTSMTINAPASVLLAMYIAVGDRQGVDRSELRGTIQNDVLKEYIARNTYIYPPEPSMRIITDIFEFCAAEVPKFNTISISGYHIREAGSTAAQEIAFTLADGLEYVETAIDAGLEVDDFAPQLSFFFAAYNNILEEVAKFRAARRLWHSLMEERYGAENPKSKQLKFHTQTAGSTLTAQQIENNVVRVAYQALAAVLGGTQSLHTNGKDEALSLPTEESVRTALRTQQILAHESGAADTIDPLGGSYYVEHLTDELEQEARGIINEIDERDGMRNAIEEQWVQRQIQDAAFERQREVEENERTIVGVNEFTVDEEPTEDVAEVDEEDEKLQIERVEDVRSRRDDEATEAALDALREAAEGDENLMPYIIDAVKAYATTGEICNAMRDVFEEYQPGTAL, encoded by the coding sequence ATGTTCGATGAGGACGACCTCCAGTCGATCCGCGAGGGTCGAGAGGAGTGGGAAGACGAGACCCTTCAGCCCACGCTCGATCGATTTGGTGAGCGAAAAGAGGAGTTCACGACCGACACCGGCGGACACGAGGTCGATCCCCTCTACACTCCGGACGATATTTCGGATCTCGATTACAGAGACGACATCGGATATCCCGGTGAAGAGCCCTACACTCGTGGTGTTTACCCGACGATGTACCGTGGACGGCTCTGGACGATGCGTCAGTATGCGGGGTTTTCGACCGCCGAAAAGACGAACGATCGGTTTCATTACCTGCTCGATGAGGGACAGACCGGTCTGTCGATGGCGTTCGATCTCCCGACACAGATGGGGTATGACTCCGATGCGGAGATGGCAGCGGGTGAGGTAGGAAAATCCGGTGTTGCCATCGATTCGCTGTACGACATGGAGACGGTCTTCGATGGCATTCCACTCGATGAGGTTTCAACGAGTATGACCATCAATGCGCCCGCGTCTGTGCTGTTGGCGATGTACATCGCTGTTGGCGACCGTCAGGGCGTCGATCGCTCGGAGCTCCGGGGAACCATCCAGAACGACGTGCTCAAGGAGTATATCGCCCGGAACACGTACATCTATCCGCCAGAACCGTCGATGCGCATCATCACCGATATTTTCGAGTTCTGTGCTGCCGAAGTGCCCAAGTTCAACACCATCTCGATCTCGGGCTATCACATCCGGGAGGCCGGTTCGACCGCCGCACAGGAGATCGCCTTTACGCTCGCTGACGGCCTCGAGTACGTCGAGACTGCCATCGACGCTGGTCTGGAGGTCGATGACTTCGCCCCACAGCTTTCGTTTTTCTTTGCAGCGTACAACAACATTCTGGAGGAGGTCGCAAAATTCCGCGCTGCTCGCCGATTGTGGCACTCACTCATGGAGGAGCGATACGGCGCAGAGAACCCAAAATCGAAACAGCTCAAGTTCCACACACAGACCGCTGGATCGACGCTCACCGCCCAGCAGATCGAGAACAACGTTGTTCGCGTTGCGTATCAGGCACTTGCGGCCGTCCTCGGCGGCACACAAAGTCTCCACACCAACGGCAAAGACGAGGCACTCTCGCTTCCAACCGAAGAGAGTGTTCGGACCGCCCTCCGGACCCAGCAGATCCTCGCCCACGAATCGGGAGCCGCAGACACGATCGATCCGCTCGGCGGGAGCTACTACGTCGAACATCTCACCGATGAGCTGGAACAGGAGGCGCGGGGTATCATCAACGAAATCGACGAACGTGATGGGATGCGAAACGCCATCGAAGAACAGTGGGTTCAACGTCAGATCCAAGATGCGGCCTTCGAACGCCAGCGCGAAGTCGAGGAGAACGAGCGCACTATCGTGGGCGTCAACGAATTCACAGTAGACGAAGAACCGACCGAGGACGTTGCAGAAGTCGACGAAGAAGACGAGAAACTCCAGATCGAGCGCGTCGAAGACGTTCGGTCGAGACGGGACGATGAAGCGACCGAGGCCGCACTCGATGCGCTCCGGGAGGCAGCCGAAGGTGACGAGAATCTAATGCCGTACATCATCGACGCAGTGAAAGCCTACGCGACGACCGGCGAGATCTGTAATGCGATGCGGGATGTTTTCGAGGAGTATCAGCCTGGAACGGCGCTTTGA
- the mce gene encoding methylmalonyl-CoA epimerase, which translates to MHFDHAGIATEDADTLAAQYSDLFETQIVHEEELEDLRVLFLDVENGYFEFLEPTESGTIQRYLDRNGPGIHHLALATPDIEQALARARDLDVTLIDEEPRPGAWGHDVAFLHPKSTGGILIEFVQH; encoded by the coding sequence ATGCACTTTGATCACGCCGGTATCGCCACGGAGGATGCCGACACGCTCGCCGCACAGTACAGTGATCTGTTCGAGACGCAGATCGTTCACGAAGAGGAACTCGAGGATCTACGCGTTCTGTTTCTCGATGTCGAGAACGGTTACTTCGAGTTCCTCGAACCAACCGAATCGGGAACAATTCAGCGGTATCTCGACCGCAACGGACCCGGGATTCATCACCTCGCGCTCGCAACACCAGATATTGAACAGGCCCTCGCTCGCGCGCGCGATCTGGACGTTACCCTCATCGACGAAGAGCCTCGCCCCGGCGCATGGGGTCATGATGTTGCCTTTCTCCACCCGAAATCAACCGGTGGAATTCTGATCGAGTTCGTTCAGCACTGA
- a CDS encoding lytic transglycosylase domain-containing protein — MKDTPTRRTVLKTIAGTGIAAVGTASVLPGITDADATGDIPSHYLDQYRQTGTNWGLDWTYLAGIGWVETQHGQYEPGCDTSPAGAEGPMQFIPSTWDAYGVDGNGDGVANVCDYQDAIPGAANYLTASGAPGDWDSALYAYNHSWDYVNHVKDTAADYRARYGDGGGGGGGFSDGDRITPTTALNTRHRPGTESEILATMSPGTVGEIMNGPTNEDGYTWWGVHWLADDIWGWSVERYLTNA; from the coding sequence ATGAAAGACACACCAACGCGACGAACGGTTCTGAAGACCATTGCTGGCACAGGTATTGCAGCGGTCGGTACCGCGTCGGTACTGCCCGGTATCACTGATGCAGACGCCACAGGCGACATTCCGTCGCATTACCTTGACCAGTACCGCCAGACGGGGACCAACTGGGGACTCGACTGGACGTATCTCGCGGGCATCGGTTGGGTTGAAACACAACACGGTCAGTACGAGCCAGGATGTGATACCTCCCCAGCGGGCGCGGAAGGTCCGATGCAGTTCATACCGTCGACGTGGGATGCCTACGGTGTCGATGGCAACGGCGACGGCGTCGCCAACGTCTGTGACTATCAGGATGCGATCCCTGGCGCGGCCAACTACCTCACAGCGAGTGGTGCGCCCGGCGACTGGGACTCTGCGTTGTACGCCTACAACCACAGTTGGGATTACGTCAACCACGTGAAAGACACCGCTGCCGACTACCGTGCTCGCTATGGGGATGGTGGCGGTGGCGGCGGTGGATTCAGCGACGGTGACCGTATTACCCCAACGACCGCGCTTAACACTCGCCATCGGCCGGGAACTGAATCGGAGATCCTCGCCACCATGAGTCCCGGAACCGTCGGTGAGATCATGAACGGCCCCACAAACGAGGACGGCTACACGTGGTGGGGCGTCCACTGGCTGGCTGACGACATCTGGGGCTGGTCGGTCGAACGCTACCTCACCAACGCATAG
- a CDS encoding peptidoglycan DD-metalloendopeptidase family protein gives MTDRLSRRNVLKATASTLALPIVMSGSASAFSDGDRVEPTTGLNTRHRPGTESEVVGTMYPGDVGEIMNGPTDEDGYTWWGVHWLDDDIWGWSAGQYLTPAGGGGGGADFTWPISGYITSPYGARPGHYAVDFGNNGQIGTPIYAARDGVVDIRSYESGGCGNYLKLGHENGYQTLYCHLNSFDVSQGESVSRGQQIGGMGDTGNSTGPHLHFTIEQNQTHLSIPGSDGQNVTAGNEIPKDYSGI, from the coding sequence ATGACAGATAGACTCTCACGTCGGAACGTACTCAAAGCGACAGCATCGACACTGGCACTTCCCATCGTCATGAGCGGTTCGGCCAGCGCATTCAGCGACGGCGACCGCGTTGAGCCGACGACTGGCTTGAACACCCGCCACCGACCGGGAACTGAATCGGAGGTCGTGGGCACGATGTATCCGGGCGACGTCGGCGAAATCATGAACGGTCCCACAGACGAGGACGGCTACACGTGGTGGGGCGTTCACTGGCTGGACGATGATATCTGGGGCTGGTCGGCTGGACAGTACCTCACACCAGCTGGCGGTGGCGGTGGTGGAGCAGACTTCACGTGGCCAATCTCTGGGTATATTACCTCTCCGTATGGCGCTCGTCCCGGACACTACGCAGTCGACTTCGGCAACAACGGTCAGATTGGAACGCCAATCTACGCGGCGCGCGATGGCGTCGTAGACATCAGAAGTTACGAATCAGGCGGCTGTGGTAACTATCTCAAGCTCGGTCACGAAAATGGGTATCAGACGCTGTACTGCCACCTGAACAGCTTCGATGTCTCCCAAGGAGAAAGCGTATCGAGAGGACAGCAAATCGGTGGGATGGGTGATACGGGGAATTCGACCGGTCCACACCTCCACTTCACCATCGAGCAGAACCAGACACACTTGTCGATTCCAGGAAGTGACGGGCAGAACGTCACTGCTGGTAACGAAATTCCGAAGGACTACAGCGGAATCTGA
- a CDS encoding N-acetylmuramoyl-L-alanine amidase, with protein MPHRFTRRTFGKALGTTATALAVPTVLSGSAMAFSDGDRVTPTTALNTRHRPGTESEILATMSPGTVGEIMNGPTDEDGYTWWGVHWLDDDIWGWSAGQYLTLEDGGGGGGNKPPVNYDQAASGNYGSANRGTSDIRWAIIHTIEGSYETGINVFNDPSSGVSAHYVVGNSAGQITQMVDDPDIAYTAGNYDYNAAGMNIENEGYAAEGHPDSLYQNAADIVGWICEEYNIPKERPSGVAPADPNDGAGVIGHAQVPDPNDPSRGGGINHHTDPGSGWDWEYFMSLL; from the coding sequence ATGCCACACAGATTCACGCGACGGACGTTCGGCAAGGCACTCGGTACCACAGCAACAGCGCTGGCAGTACCCACTGTCTTGAGCGGTTCAGCTATGGCATTCAGCGACGGCGACCGCGTCACCCCGACGACCGCGCTCAACACTCGTCATCGACCGGGAACCGAATCGGAGATCCTCGCCACCATGAGTCCCGGAACCGTCGGTGAGATCATGAACGGCCCCACAGACGAGGACGGCTACACGTGGTGGGGCGTCCACTGGCTGGACGATGATATCTGGGGCTGGTCGGCCGGACAGTATCTTACCCTCGAAGACGGTGGAGGAGGCGGTGGGAACAAACCACCTGTGAACTACGACCAAGCTGCATCAGGCAATTACGGCTCGGCGAACCGCGGAACCAGCGATATTCGCTGGGCGATCATCCATACGATCGAAGGATCCTACGAGACAGGCATCAACGTGTTCAACGACCCGAGTTCGGGTGTGAGCGCACACTACGTTGTCGGCAACTCCGCGGGGCAGATCACGCAGATGGTCGATGATCCTGACATCGCGTACACGGCTGGGAACTACGACTACAACGCTGCGGGAATGAACATCGAGAACGAGGGATACGCCGCGGAGGGCCATCCCGATAGCCTCTATCAGAACGCTGCAGACATCGTTGGCTGGATCTGTGAAGAGTACAACATTCCGAAAGAACGCCCAAGTGGTGTGGCACCCGCTGATCCGAACGATGGTGCTGGTGTGATCGGTCATGCGCAAGTCCCCGACCCGAACGACCCGAGCCGCGGTGGTGGAATAAACCACCACACCGATCCCGGTTCAGGGTGGGACTGGGAATACTTCATGAGCCTGCTGTAA
- a CDS encoding deoxyuridine 5'-triphosphate nucleotidohydrolase — MFRSGQFVREQCSPVSDEQRQPNGIDLTLDRVFEQIDAGRIGCDGKEVGDRRACEVEELDETHSAYYLDPGGYIVRYNETIRIPEGHVGFVYPRSTLMRNSCMLNTAVWDAGYEGKGEGLLQIHHDIELERGARIAQLVLAQANHDDSYDGTYQRENIDSE; from the coding sequence ATGTTCCGCAGTGGACAGTTCGTCCGCGAACAGTGTTCACCCGTTTCAGACGAGCAACGTCAGCCAAACGGGATAGATCTCACACTTGATCGGGTGTTCGAACAAATTGATGCCGGACGCATCGGCTGTGATGGGAAAGAAGTCGGCGATCGGCGCGCCTGTGAGGTAGAAGAGCTCGACGAAACGCACTCAGCGTACTACCTCGATCCCGGAGGATACATCGTCCGCTACAACGAGACGATTCGAATCCCTGAGGGGCACGTCGGATTCGTCTATCCACGCTCGACACTCATGCGCAATTCGTGTATGCTCAATACTGCTGTCTGGGACGCAGGGTACGAAGGAAAGGGCGAAGGACTGTTGCAGATCCACCACGACATCGAACTCGAACGCGGTGCACGAATCGCACAGCTCGTTCTCGCCCAAGCAAATCACGACGATTCATACGACGGAACGTATCAGAGAGAAAACATCGATAGCGAGTAA